The following proteins come from a genomic window of Gossypium raimondii isolate GPD5lz chromosome 5, ASM2569854v1, whole genome shotgun sequence:
- the LOC105769029 gene encoding mitogen-activated protein kinase homolog NTF3, which yields MATPVEPPNGIHYQGKHYYSMWQTTFEIDTKYVPIKPIGRGAYGIVCSSVNRETNEKVAIKKINNAFENRVDALRTLRELKLLRHLRHGNVIALKDVMMPTHRRSFKDVYLVYELMDTDLHQIIKSSQVLTNDHCQYFLFQLLRGLKYLHSANILHRDLKPGNLLINANCDLKICDFGLARTSNAKGQFMTEYVVTRWYRAPELLLCCDNYGTSIDVWSVGCIFAELLGRKPIFPGTECLNQLKLIINILGSQKEEDLEFIDNPKARKYIKSLPYSLGSPFSHLYPNAHPLAIDLLQKMLVFDPSKRISVTEALQHPYMAPLYDPNSNPSAQVPLDLDIDEDLGEEMIREKMWKEMLHYHPEAATANGGVCL from the exons ATGGCAACTCCAGTTGAGCCTCCTAACGGTATTCATTACCAAGGAAAACATTACTATTCGATGTGGCAAACGACGTTCGAAATCGACACCAAATATGTGCCGATCAAGCCTATTGGAAGAGGGGCGTATGGGATCGTTTGCTCTTCTGTGAATCGCGAAACCAATGAAAAAGTTGCCATTAAAAAGATAAACAACGCCTTTGAGAACCGTGTTGATGCTCTCAGAACTTTGCGTGAATTGAAGCTTCTCAGGCATCTTAGACATGGGAATGTGATTGCTTTGAAAGATGTCATGATGCCGACTCATAGGAGAAGCTTCAAGGATGTTTATCTGGTTTACGAACTTATGGATACCGATTTGCATCAAATCATTAAGTCTTCTCAAGTGCTTACCAATGATCACTGTCAGTATTTCCTCTTCCAG TTGCTCCGAGGCCTGAAATATCTTCACTCGGCAAATATTCTTCACAGAGATCTGAAGCCTGGAAACCTTCTTATCAATGCAAATTGTGACCTTAAAATTTGTGACTTTGGACTGGCTCGCACTAGCAATGCCAAGGGTCAATTCATGACAGAGTATGTTGTCACTCGCTGGTACAGGGCCCCTGAGCTTCTCCTCTGCTGTGACAACTATGGAACGTCTATTGATGTTTGGTCTGTTGGATGCATCTTTGCGGAGCTTCTTGGCCGGAAACCCATCTTCCCTGGTACAGAATGTCTCAATCAACTTAAGCTGATCATCAACATCCTTGGCAGCCAGAAGGAGGAGGATCTTGAATTTATAGATAACCCTAAGGCTAGGAAATACATCAAATCACTTCCATATTCCCTTGGAAGCCCCTTTTCCCATCTTTATCCGAATGCCCATCCTTTGGCAATTGATTTGTTGCAAAAGATGCTTGTTTTTGACCCTTCAAAAAGGATTAGTGTAACTGAAGCACTCCAACACCCTTACATGGCACCATTGTATGATCCGAACAGCAACCCTTCAGCCCAGGTGCCACTCGATCTTGACATAGATGAGGATTTAGGGGAAGAGATGATCAGAGAGAAGATGTGGAAGGAAATGCTTCATTACCATCCCGAAGCTGCTACAGCCAATGGCGGGGTGTGCCTCTAA